A portion of the Schistocerca americana isolate TAMUIC-IGC-003095 chromosome 10, iqSchAmer2.1, whole genome shotgun sequence genome contains these proteins:
- the LOC124552682 gene encoding uncharacterized protein LOC124552682: protein MVYKCCVPRCRGNYGTGPKVMFSFPKDANLRWKWLSAIHRDNFQPTEHTKVCELHFTESDICRHTECYGEVKGTKLTVKLSRPRLREGAVPSVLAGCPSCLSTPSTSSRESAEERRARLDNEHLLQAIKDSIVTKTEYDSRKLFSTFEAFLQCLERETIPSEWTIVRRSDCVLFLLLTVLPAPSVSVSVVVTNDLQLSAYRSNTEIRKIGSRKIPHKLSNINDLFTVLDKVKELVSAKENSLKSQCLLIQDILNDMCSSVDEEKQKQIQFLSEQVKLLCSCEENYRFNPHFSVFCCILHSISSCL from the exons ATGGTTTACAAATGTTGTGTGCCAAGGTGTCGTGGGAATTACGGAACTGGACCGAAAGTAATGTTTTCCTTTCCGAAAGATGCGAATCTGCGTTGGAAATGGCTTTCAGCGATTCATCGGGACAATTTCCAACCCACTGAGCACACGAAG GTTTGTGAACTTCATTTCACCGAATCTGACATCTGCCGGCATACGGAATGTTATGGTGAAGTGAAAGGCACAAAGCTTACTGTCAAGCTTTCAAGACCGAGGCTTAGAGAGGGTGCTGTCCCATCAGTGTTAGCAGGCTGCCCAAGCTGTTTGTCTACTCCATCCACCAGCTCTCGAGAAAGTGCAGAGGAAAGGAGAGCTAGATTGGACAATGAACATCTTCTACAAGCAATTAAAGACAGTATAGTAACCAAAACAGAGTATGATTCGAGGAAGTTATTTTCTACTTTTGAAGCATTTCTGCAGTGCCTGGAAAGAGAAACCATTCCCAGTGAATGGACCATTGTTAGGAGAAGTGACTGTGTCCTATTTCTATTGCTTACTGTATTGCCTGCTCCATCTGTGTCTGTATCTGTTGTAGTGACAAATGATTTGCAGTTGTCTGCCTATCGAAGTAACACTGAGATAAGAAAGATAGGCAGTAGAAAAATACCACACAAACTTTCAAATATAAATGATTTGTTTACAGTattagacaaagtgaaggaattagtcagtgcaaaagaaaattcattaaaaagCCAGTGCCTTCTTATACAGGACATTTTAAATGACATGTGCAGTTCTGtagatgaagaaaaacagaaacaaattcaaTTCTTAAGTGAGCAAGTTAAGTTGCTATGTAGCTGTGAGGAAAACTATAGGTTTAATCCtcacttttctgtattttgttgtatcCTGCATTCTATCTCCTCATGCCTATAA